Proteins co-encoded in one Bacteroidales bacterium WCE2004 genomic window:
- a CDS encoding aconitase: MFDLETVKAFYQGYGEKVAAIRRELGRPLTLSEKILYAHVYDSANFRPLKRLEDFGEFRPDRVAMQDATAQMALLQFMSTGRDAVSVPTTVHCDHLICARQGAEADLADARKTNKEVYDFLASAAARYGIGFWKPGAGIIHQIVLENYAFPGGMMVGTDSHTPNAGGMGMLAIGVGGADAVDVMTGMPWELRMPRLIGVRLTGSLKGWASPKDVILKLAGMLTVKGGTNAIIEYFGPGTENLSCTGKATICNMGAEVGATSSIFPFGVHIAEYLMATGRREVATMASALCAELRADDAVVAHPEKYYDEVLQIDLSELEPYINGPYTPDAACALSEMKDRQAREHFPHKVEVSLIGSCTNSSYQDLSRAAAVARAALDAGLKPKAKLLVIPGSAQIRATAERDGILDTLREAGASVMANACGPCIGQWERQTDDNERPNTIITSFNRNFAKRADGNPQTHAFITSPSMAVALAFAGELDFDPRIEPVGGVWLRAPLGDDLPPRGFLPDESGYVAPQPGSPDPVIAPDSKRLQRLEPFAPWDGNDFAGLPLLIKVKGKCTTDHISMAGPWLKYRGHLENISDNLLLGAVDAFTGKSGPVAPRAKAFRDAGTGSVVVAEDNYGEGSSREHAAMEPRYLGVRAVLAKSFARIHETNLKKQGVLALTFSHASDYNKVRSGDKLDILCAAITPGRSIPVILHHEDGTEDRISVRHSYTAQQIAWFRAGSALNTLSK, encoded by the coding sequence ATGTTTGATTTGGAGACCGTGAAAGCCTTTTACCAGGGCTACGGAGAGAAAGTGGCCGCAATCCGGCGGGAGCTGGGGCGGCCGCTTACCTTGTCTGAGAAGATCCTGTACGCACACGTGTACGACTCCGCCAACTTCCGTCCGCTCAAGCGGTTGGAGGATTTTGGCGAGTTCCGTCCCGACCGCGTGGCGATGCAGGACGCGACGGCCCAGATGGCCCTGCTGCAGTTCATGAGCACGGGCCGCGACGCCGTGAGCGTGCCGACGACCGTCCATTGTGACCATCTCATCTGCGCCAGACAGGGCGCCGAAGCGGATCTGGCGGACGCGCGCAAGACCAACAAGGAGGTCTACGACTTCCTCGCTTCCGCGGCAGCCCGCTATGGCATCGGGTTCTGGAAACCGGGTGCCGGTATCATCCATCAGATCGTCCTGGAGAACTACGCGTTCCCGGGCGGCATGATGGTCGGGACGGACTCCCATACGCCCAATGCCGGCGGTATGGGCATGTTGGCGATCGGCGTGGGCGGCGCCGATGCGGTGGACGTGATGACGGGAATGCCCTGGGAGCTCCGGATGCCGCGCCTGATCGGCGTGCGCCTGACCGGCTCGCTCAAGGGCTGGGCTTCGCCCAAGGACGTCATCCTCAAGCTCGCCGGGATGCTGACCGTCAAGGGCGGCACCAACGCCATCATCGAATATTTCGGCCCCGGCACGGAGAATCTCTCCTGCACCGGCAAAGCCACCATCTGCAACATGGGCGCCGAAGTGGGCGCCACCAGTTCCATTTTCCCGTTCGGCGTGCACATCGCCGAGTACCTGATGGCCACCGGCCGCCGTGAAGTGGCCACGATGGCTTCCGCGCTCTGCGCCGAGCTGCGCGCGGACGACGCCGTGGTGGCCCATCCCGAGAAGTATTATGACGAGGTCCTGCAGATCGACCTGTCGGAGCTCGAACCGTATATCAACGGTCCCTACACGCCGGACGCGGCCTGCGCGCTCAGCGAGATGAAGGACCGCCAGGCGCGGGAGCATTTCCCCCACAAGGTGGAAGTGAGCCTGATCGGCTCCTGCACCAACTCCTCCTACCAGGACCTCTCCCGGGCGGCCGCCGTGGCGCGCGCCGCGCTGGATGCGGGCCTGAAGCCGAAGGCGAAGCTGCTCGTCATCCCGGGCAGCGCGCAGATCCGGGCCACGGCCGAGCGTGATGGCATCCTGGATACGCTCCGCGAAGCGGGCGCGTCCGTGATGGCGAACGCCTGCGGCCCCTGCATCGGCCAGTGGGAGCGCCAGACCGACGACAACGAGCGTCCGAACACCATCATCACGAGCTTCAACCGCAATTTCGCGAAGCGCGCCGACGGCAATCCGCAGACGCACGCGTTCATCACTTCTCCGTCGATGGCGGTGGCGCTGGCGTTCGCCGGCGAACTGGACTTCGACCCGCGCATCGAGCCCGTGGGCGGCGTCTGGCTCCGCGCCCCGCTGGGCGATGACCTCCCGCCGCGCGGCTTCCTGCCCGACGAGTCGGGCTACGTGGCGCCGCAGCCGGGCAGCCCCGATCCGGTGATCGCGCCGGACAGCAAGCGCCTGCAGCGCCTGGAGCCGTTCGCCCCGTGGGACGGCAACGATTTCGCCGGCCTGCCGCTGCTGATCAAAGTCAAAGGAAAGTGCACCACGGACCACATCTCGATGGCCGGTCCCTGGCTCAAATACCGCGGCCATCTGGAGAACATCTCCGACAACCTGCTGCTGGGCGCCGTCGACGCCTTCACCGGCAAATCCGGCCCCGTGGCGCCGCGCGCCAAGGCGTTCCGCGACGCCGGTACGGGCAGCGTGGTCGTGGCCGAAGACAACTACGGTGAGGGTTCGAGCCGCGAACACGCGGCGATGGAGCCCCGCTACCTGGGCGTCCGCGCCGTGCTCGCCAAGAGCTTCGCGCGCATCCACGAGACCAACCTCAAGAAGCAGGGCGTGCTCGCCCTGACCTTCTCCCACGCCTCGGACTACAACAAGGTCCGCTCCGGCGACAAGCTGGACATCCTGTGCGCCGCGATCACGCCGGGCCGTTCGATCCCGGTGATCCTGCACCACGAAGACGGCACGGAAGACCGCATCTCGGTCCGCCACAGTTACACCGCGCAGCAGATCGCCTGGTTCCGGGCGGGCTCTGCCCTCAACACCTTGTCGAAATGA
- a CDS encoding gluconate 5-dehydrogenase, with amino-acid sequence MKNYFDLSGRVAVVTGASTGLGLQMAKAFASQGANLVLLARRMNLLEENAKAINAEFGVEVLPFACDITNTDNVKAAVAATMERFGRVDILMNNAGTGAVAPAEEITDEQFKKELDIDLFGTFNCSREFGKEMIKAGYGRIINIASMYGLVGNLIVGSAPYHAAKGGVVNLTRALAAEWGKHGITVNSICPGYFYTDLTTATLDSDYFQAIAKNNIPLGRYGKQGELDTCALFLASPASTYVNGQNIAVDGGYTCI; translated from the coding sequence ATGAAGAATTACTTTGATCTGTCCGGACGCGTCGCCGTGGTGACGGGAGCGTCCACCGGCCTGGGCCTGCAGATGGCCAAGGCGTTTGCGAGCCAGGGCGCCAACCTGGTGCTGCTGGCCCGCCGTATGAATCTCCTGGAGGAGAATGCGAAGGCCATCAACGCCGAGTTCGGCGTGGAGGTGCTGCCGTTCGCTTGCGACATCACGAATACGGACAACGTCAAGGCCGCCGTGGCCGCGACGATGGAGCGCTTCGGGCGCGTGGACATCCTGATGAACAACGCCGGCACGGGTGCCGTGGCGCCGGCCGAGGAGATCACCGACGAGCAGTTCAAGAAGGAGCTGGACATCGACCTGTTCGGCACGTTCAACTGCTCCCGCGAGTTCGGCAAGGAGATGATCAAGGCCGGCTACGGCCGCATCATCAACATCGCGTCGATGTACGGCCTGGTGGGCAACCTCATCGTGGGCTCCGCCCCGTACCATGCCGCCAAGGGCGGTGTCGTCAACCTGACCCGCGCCCTCGCGGCCGAGTGGGGCAAGCACGGCATCACGGTCAACAGCATCTGCCCGGGCTACTTCTACACCGACCTGACGACCGCCACCCTGGACTCCGATTATTTCCAGGCGATCGCCAAGAACAACATCCCGCTGGGCCGCTACGGCAAGCAGGGCGAGCTGGACACCTGCGCGCTCTTCCTCGCCTCCCCGGCTTCGACCTATGTCAACGGCCAGAATATTGCCGTGGACGGCGGCTACACCTGCATCTAG
- a CDS encoding citrate synthase → MTTKTQKEYLIYKLSDEMKASTRIDAALFKKLDVKRGLRNEDGTGVLVGLTNIGNVVGYEREKDGTIVPTEGRLYFRGYEVKDLVHALMAEKRFGYEEICFLLLSGRLPDAEELQAFKDLIFDNMPLEQKTILHIIELEGDDIMNILARSVLEFYTFDENPDGVSRENLMRQSIELISKFPTTIAYAFNMYRHHHRGRSLHIRDAQPGLSLAENFLYMLKGSDYTELDARTLDVLLILHSEHGGGNNSTFTVRVTSSSGTDTFSSIAAGIGSLKGPKHGGANLKVCDMIAFMKKEIKDWTSESEIASCVRKLLAGSAFDHSGLVYGIGHAVYTKSDPRAVLLKEMARELAAEKGRQDELAFMELIEKVAIETIYAVKGKNKTLCANVDFYSGFVYDMIGIPREIYTPLFAMARIVGWCAHRNEELNFEGRRIIRPAYRCVTDEKEYIEMADR, encoded by the coding sequence ATGACCACGAAGACCCAGAAGGAATACCTGATCTACAAGCTCTCCGACGAGATGAAGGCGAGCACCCGGATCGATGCCGCCCTCTTCAAGAAGCTGGACGTCAAGCGCGGCCTGCGCAACGAAGACGGCACCGGCGTGCTGGTCGGCCTGACCAACATCGGCAACGTCGTGGGCTATGAGCGCGAGAAGGACGGCACCATCGTGCCGACTGAGGGACGCCTCTATTTCCGGGGCTACGAAGTCAAGGACCTCGTGCACGCCCTGATGGCCGAGAAGCGTTTCGGCTACGAGGAGATCTGCTTCCTGCTGCTCTCCGGCCGCCTTCCGGACGCCGAGGAGCTCCAGGCCTTCAAGGACCTGATCTTCGACAACATGCCGCTCGAGCAGAAGACCATCCTGCATATCATCGAGCTGGAAGGCGACGACATCATGAACATCCTCGCGCGCAGCGTGCTGGAGTTCTATACCTTCGACGAGAATCCCGACGGCGTCTCGCGCGAGAACCTGATGCGCCAGAGCATCGAGCTCATCTCCAAGTTCCCGACGACCATCGCCTACGCGTTCAACATGTACCGCCACCACCACCGTGGCCGTTCGCTGCATATCCGCGACGCCCAGCCGGGTCTGTCGCTGGCGGAGAACTTCCTCTACATGCTCAAGGGCTCCGACTACACGGAGCTGGACGCCCGCACGCTGGACGTGCTGCTGATCCTGCATTCCGAGCACGGCGGCGGTAACAACTCCACCTTCACCGTGCGCGTGACTTCGTCGTCCGGCACGGACACGTTCTCGTCCATCGCCGCGGGCATCGGGTCCCTCAAGGGCCCCAAGCACGGCGGCGCCAACCTCAAGGTCTGCGACATGATCGCCTTCATGAAGAAGGAGATCAAGGACTGGACGAGCGAGAGCGAAATCGCCTCCTGCGTACGCAAACTGCTGGCAGGCAGCGCCTTCGACCACTCCGGCCTCGTCTACGGCATCGGCCATGCGGTCTACACCAAGTCCGACCCGCGCGCCGTCCTGCTCAAGGAGATGGCCCGCGAGCTGGCCGCCGAGAAGGGCCGCCAGGACGAGCTGGCATTCATGGAGCTGATCGAGAAGGTGGCCATCGAGACCATCTACGCCGTCAAGGGCAAGAACAAGACGCTCTGCGCCAACGTGGACTTCTACTCCGGTTTCGTCTACGACATGATCGGCATTCCCCGTGAGATTTACACGCCGCTGTTCGCGATGGCGCGTATCGTGGGCTGGTGCGCGCACCGCAACGAAGAACTCAACTTCGAAGGCCGCCGCATCATCCGTCCCGCCTACCGCTGCGTCACCGACGAGAAGGAATATATCGAAATGGCCGACCGCTAG
- a CDS encoding Fimbrillin-like codes for MKHKVLPVLVALLLPTACAKVPSGPGQAAVDIRAAIEGTPAATKGLVNFASYDTYGIFTCIHEDTDAPTAFAQFRPSLWNVQASAQPARWSYKNVADYATGDLFSAGSEKFILMGRNDKACADLYAYAPWTKGAYASGPEAIPFSRQTDLMYAEQNTVNANRGLDPASYSELSADFHFRRVMACLTFDFTLDSPDNTTMRIDLRSIQDMDPAGGAVLYTGGKFNAITGELYDLRPAETLSTDLGGCTVIPAGASFNVYLVPTEVTADDELVFTFVSGGHTLPPFKLKASQVLHAKADPGDPDVSGFRAGYKYTFHFRLDNYVRFDGFDIQPWGDPEELPFHGVI; via the coding sequence ATGAAACATAAAGTCCTTCCCGTCCTCGTCGCGCTGCTCCTGCCGACCGCCTGCGCCAAGGTCCCTTCCGGACCCGGGCAGGCCGCCGTGGACATCCGCGCCGCCATCGAGGGCACCCCTGCGGCGACCAAGGGCCTTGTCAATTTCGCTTCGTACGACACCTACGGCATCTTCACCTGCATCCACGAAGACACGGACGCGCCCACGGCGTTCGCCCAGTTCCGGCCCAGCCTCTGGAACGTCCAGGCCAGCGCGCAACCCGCCCGGTGGTCCTACAAGAACGTGGCCGACTATGCGACCGGGGACCTGTTCAGCGCGGGCTCCGAAAAGTTCATCCTGATGGGGCGGAACGACAAAGCCTGCGCCGACCTTTACGCCTATGCGCCCTGGACGAAGGGCGCCTATGCGTCCGGCCCCGAGGCCATCCCGTTCTCGCGCCAGACGGACCTGATGTATGCGGAACAGAATACGGTCAACGCCAACCGGGGGCTGGATCCCGCCAGCTATAGCGAGCTCTCCGCGGACTTCCATTTCCGGCGGGTGATGGCGTGCCTGACGTTCGACTTCACCCTCGACTCTCCCGACAACACGACGATGCGCATCGACCTCCGTTCCATCCAGGACATGGATCCGGCTGGCGGCGCGGTGCTCTATACCGGCGGCAAGTTCAACGCCATCACGGGGGAGCTCTATGACCTGCGGCCTGCCGAGACGCTGTCCACCGACCTGGGCGGGTGCACGGTCATCCCGGCCGGCGCTTCGTTCAACGTCTATCTGGTGCCGACGGAAGTGACGGCCGACGACGAACTGGTGTTCACGTTCGTCTCCGGCGGACACACGCTCCCGCCCTTCAAGTTGAAGGCGAGCCAGGTGCTGCACGCCAAGGCCGATCCCGGCGATCCGGACGTGTCCGGCTTCCGGGCCGGCTACAAATATACTTTCCACTTCCGGCTGGACAACTATGTCCGTTTCGACGGCTTCGACATCCAGCCGTGGGGAGATCCCGAGGAGTTGCCTTTCCATGGAGTCATCTGA
- a CDS encoding Fimbrillin-like, protein MKWTCIILTLFLVACTKDNCPVSFTSPIEFGIGDGSTKGQAPITTLAELAKRDFSVSAWHSPKGETFGEASVKYFENHRFGYITDDPDHDAFDGGWRGVVAHAASTGAATADPVYYPLDGTLSYFCYAPYRSDAAMYPAPDPETRDLVLTAPVSDDAVRSRLPGYLPGSPLLRYTPAVAVADQVDLLVAPPLLDRRRDDDGGRIPLDFSRHRLTQVRFAFNYSGELRYPEFICVTGIEVRQVAGSAYLYFTETGAHVTDCRWCTELSLDDPVTEAPLPLASYHLEEADGALLTGVGAEVPARNADNDNHLPVCTDAGVLYLLPQTLPDDAMLLVSYVICEQHGVPLSAEVVSAPLKTASTPAWPAGKQVRYLLTLNVPNHQVSGISARIYDWEDAGNTHTPEQLLPHITP, encoded by the coding sequence ATGAAATGGACCTGCATAATATTGACGCTATTTCTGGTGGCCTGTACGAAGGATAACTGTCCCGTTTCCTTCACGTCTCCCATCGAATTCGGCATCGGCGACGGCTCCACGAAGGGGCAGGCGCCGATCACGACGCTCGCCGAACTCGCGAAGCGGGATTTCAGCGTCAGCGCCTGGCATTCCCCGAAAGGGGAGACCTTCGGCGAAGCCTCCGTCAAGTATTTCGAGAACCACCGTTTCGGCTATATCACGGACGACCCGGACCATGACGCCTTCGACGGCGGCTGGCGCGGCGTCGTCGCGCACGCCGCCTCCACCGGCGCCGCGACCGCGGACCCCGTCTATTATCCCCTGGACGGCACGCTGTCCTATTTCTGCTATGCGCCTTACCGCTCCGACGCGGCCATGTACCCGGCCCCCGACCCGGAGACGCGCGACCTCGTCCTGACGGCGCCGGTCTCGGACGACGCGGTGCGCTCGCGCCTGCCGGGCTATCTGCCCGGCTCGCCGCTGCTGCGCTACACGCCCGCCGTTGCCGTTGCCGACCAGGTGGACCTGCTCGTCGCCCCGCCCCTGCTTGACCGGCGCCGGGACGACGACGGCGGCCGGATCCCGCTGGACTTCAGTCGGCACCGGCTGACGCAGGTCAGATTCGCATTCAACTATTCCGGTGAGCTGCGCTATCCGGAGTTCATCTGCGTGACGGGCATCGAGGTCCGGCAGGTTGCCGGTTCGGCGTATCTCTATTTCACGGAGACGGGCGCGCATGTCACGGACTGCCGCTGGTGCACGGAGCTCTCGCTCGACGACCCGGTCACGGAAGCGCCGCTCCCGCTGGCCTCCTACCACCTCGAAGAGGCGGATGGGGCGCTACTCACGGGCGTCGGCGCCGAGGTGCCGGCGCGGAACGCGGACAACGACAACCACCTGCCCGTCTGCACCGACGCGGGCGTCCTCTATCTGCTCCCGCAGACCCTTCCCGACGACGCCATGCTGCTGGTCAGCTACGTGATCTGCGAGCAGCACGGCGTGCCGCTGTCCGCGGAGGTCGTCTCCGCCCCGCTGAAGACGGCGTCGACGCCCGCCTGGCCTGCCGGCAAGCAGGTGCGCTACCTGCTCACCCTGAATGTACCGAACCACCAGGTCAGCGGTATTTCGGCCCGGATCTATGACTGGGAGGATGCCGGCAACACCCATACGCCCGAACAGCTTTTGCCCCATATCACCCCTTGA